TAATTAACCAAATAATAAGGACAACAACAGTATCAACATAGCatgtaaatgacaaaacaaaacaaaacaaaaaataaaataaagatcaaCTTCTCTGATTGTCTCTGGGTTGGCTCGCCACCTCAGTCCCAACTGTGTTGTTCCTCAGAGCTGAGCTGAGGATTCTCAgtctttcaaatcaaatcaaatcaaattttatttatatagcacctttcatacataaaacaaatgcaacacaaagtgctttacattaaaatacatacaaccctaatcccccaccccctcatactcacccacacacgcacacacacacaagtacaacatatttcacacatgcatacactccaggcatacaccccaccacgccccagcccaccccaacccaacccaaagatagaataaaatatggctgagcactgagggaccagatgaggaaacaccattcattctttgggagccatccacaccgggaggcgtcccagcccacgactacagggggcaccaccacagagaccaccccgACCCAGACAGATAGGAGCCCACGCCACGGCCATAAGGCCCTGGAGCAGGGCCCCCAACCATCCAGGCCAGGACAACCCCCAGGACGGCACCCCCCGCAGGCAGGCCAGATACAGCTCCCGGTGTGGAGGGcccccatgaggaaaacactggagctaaaaactaaaagataacagagtaaaatacaatcaatactaaacggaatagagaagaaataagtaaataaataatatatatatatatatatatatatataaaaacatataaaaaaatgaagtgtaataaatgataataaattaaaaacaataaaattaaaacaataaaacaatgcaggcaacataaatatgtattaaaaagtaaagaaagaaattattaatcagcaactaaaagcagtaaaaacaatagaagcagcagaaaagagtggaaatagaatcagataaaagccagattaaaaaggtgggtcttgagcctgcgtttaaaaacatcaacagtctgagcagccctgaggttctccggcaggctgttccacagacgtgggccataataataaaatgaagattcaccatgagtttttgttctaacgttgGGAACAGTTAAAAGACCGGTACCGGAGGACCTCAGAGTGCGCGAGGGCTGGTAGGGTaaaagcaggtcagacagataagaaggcccaaggccgttaagacacttaaaaactaataaaagaaccttaaaatcaatcctgaaacgcacagggagccaatgcagtgattttaaaactggTGTAATATGAGCCCGCTTTCTGGTCCTCGTCAGAACacgtgcagctgagttctggagtaactgaaggtgtgaaatactctttttggggagaccagaaagcagggcattacaataatctaagcgactagagataaaagcatgcattagcacctctgtgctggccagagagagaaacgggcgcACTCTGGCTATGTTCTTAAGATGATAAAATCCTATCTTTGTTATACTTCTAATATGTGGAATAAAATCAAGCTCAGAGTCGAAAAGGACGCCcagatttttgacacattttgcgggtttaaaatcctttaattttggtaaaagtttctctctcttgccttcagGGCCAATAACTAAaacctctgttttgtcctggttgagctgtaGGAAGTTCTCTGCCATCCATGACTTTAtatctaaaatacaatttaaaagggAATCAATAGGCCCTGTGTCATCAGGGGACACGGCAATGTAGAGCTGTGTATCGTCAGCGTAGCTGTGAAAATTGatgccgtgtctcctgatgaTGTCCCCAAGGGGAAGCATATAGAGATTAAAAAGTATTGGACCTAAAATTGAACCTTGGGGCACCCCACACTTCATTTCATGGGTTCTAGAGGAACATGTATCCAAACTTACGAAAAACCGGCGATCTGTGAGATAGGAATaaaaccagttaaaaacagTACCAGAGAGGCCCACCAGGTTTCTGAGtctgtttaataaaatgtggTGATCTACTGTATCAAAAGCAGCGCTTAGATCCAGTAGCACCAGGACTGAAAGCTTCTGTGAGTCCATGTTACACCTGAGATCATTAACAATCTTCAGGAGGGCTGTCTCGGTACTGTGGTTCATCCTAAAACCAGATTGATATTGatctaaaatattatttctgtttaaaaaatcatttaattggATAAAAAccagtttttctaaaattttacttaaaaaggGTAAGTTGGATACAGGTCGGTAGTTATTAAGAATGTTAGGGTCCAAATTGCTCTTCTTCAGAAGGGGCTTCACCACTGCCGTTTTAAAGGCAGCGGGGAAGACACCTGTCTGGAGGGAGcaatttacaatatttaaaagTTCAAACTCAAAGAATCCATAAAACGTCTTTAAGAGTGATGTGGGAATTGGATCTAAAAGGCAGGTTGTTGGGTTAACTCGGGAGAAAACTCGACCAAGCATCTCTgcatcaaccaggacaaaatgttccagtgtttcctctggtAAAAGCAATGGCTCAGGACTATTAAAAGCAACActgttttgtgataaaaaagTAGATCTAATGACATCAATCTTACTTCTGAAGTGGTCTGCAAAGTCCTCACATAGAGCATCAGTTGGTACCATGGAGGACTTTTTAAAATCGGTGTTTATTAAAAGATCAATTGTGGAGAAGAGGAATTTATGGTCATTCTTTTTAACTGAGATAAGTTTTGAAAAGTGGGAAGTTCTTGCCTGTTTAACTGCGTTATtataaattttgagtttttcacgGAATATTTCATGGTGtactgtcagttttgttttcctccacttcctTTCAGCACTCCTGCACTTTCTTTTCAGACTCTTAATTTCAGAATTTATCCAGGGGGATGTAGATTTAGTTTTTATCGTTTTAGTTAAAAGTGGAGCCACTGAGTCGAGGGCTAACCTCAGTTTAGTGTTAAAATTATCGACAATAAAATCACAGGGTGCAGGTAAAATTTCAGCGGGGGTATTATATAAAATCTCAATAAAATTTGCAGCCACTCCAGAAGTAAGATGGCGTTTCCTCACTGTTCTCACCGGGGCCTCCTGTTGAATAAAACTGGCAAccttaaaaaatacacaatagtgATCTGACACAGCCAGGTCGACAACAGAGGACACACCAGTGGACAGGCCATAGGTTATGACCAAATCCAGggtgtgtcctctgttgtgAGTGGGCTGTGTGACATGTTGCGTAAAATCCATAcagtttaatatatttaaaaattcaatagTAATGGGATCTGAAATGTTATCTATGTGTAAGTTAAAATCACCAGTTATTATCACTCTGTTATATGAGGAGTGTATGATTGATAAAAGTTCAGAGAATTCACTGATAAAAGAGGAGGCATGCTTAGGTGGTCTATAAATTGTCATACATAAAATAGGGGGActgctaaaaacaaatgcatgatattcaaatgTAGTGTAATTATTTTGTGGAATTTCCTTCGTTAAAATAGAGTTAGAGAAAATTGTTGCAGTCCCACCACCTCTTTTACCACTCctgttagaaaataaaaaattaaaatttggtgGGGAGGCCTCAGTGAGAACAGCTGGTGCATCAGCGCCCAGCCAGGTTTCAGTTAAAAAGAGACAATCAGTCTTGTTATCTAAAATCagatcattaataataaaagaCTTGTTTGCTAGAGAGCGAACATTTAAAAGTGCCATAGTGAGGGTTGCAGGTGGACCGGTTATCTGTGAATTATTGTTCTGAATATTAACATAAATCAAGTTTTGACGGGAAAAGCGGGGAGGTTTAACAGAAAAAGAACAGTGGTTGCGTAGTGGCCTATTATTTGCGATGACTGGGATGAATGTGGGTTGCAAAGTGGCGTTAGAAGTGGTGTTATGGCGTCAGTCGGCAAGGCTGGAGAGATGGTTGGAAAGGTGAGAGGCTAGAACAGAGATTCCTTtattgttaagatggagattgtCGTACCTGTACAGATGAGTTTTTTTCCAGAATGAGTCAAAGTTATTGATGAATCCATAGCCACATGCTGCACAGAAATTGGACAGCCACTGGTTGGCGCTATAGAGGCGGCTGAACATTTCTGATCCTCGTCTAAGGGTGGGGATTAGaccagaaaaaatgcaaatttttccCAGCCTTTCGATGGTCTCAGCCAGCAGCTCGTAATCAGCGTCAGTTGATAACGATGGGAGGGCAATGATGGGGGGGAGGTagggagggatgaagagggtgatgatgaggatgatgatgatacgattaatattatttatattattagtatttaaataaataagacaaaaaaagaaaaaaaatacacacatacacatatatatacacactatacTATTGCAATTGTCATTCATATTGTcagttaaaacttttttttttttaaacccacacaaaccaGCTAAAACAATTCTAAACGATGCACAGCTGCACCTTGAGAGACCGTTTGTATTGGTGTTAACTGAAATAGAATTTAGAATTGTTTTTAGCtggtttgtgtgggtttaaaaaaaaatgttttaactgacAATATGAATGACGATTGTAAtattatagtgtatatatatatatatatatgtatattttttttctttatttgtcttgtttatttaaatactaataatataaataatattaatcgTATGATAATAAGATAATTTAGAGAATTTAGCATATTAGTGATTATTTGTACCGGCTGTGTACTTTCAAGGCCAGGAGTGAGCGAGCAACTGAGTGAACGAGTGAGCAAGCAAGcagcaagcttgtgtgtgtgtgatcatcatcgtcctcatcatcaccctcttcatcgtcacccacccaccccccactcTCCATTCCCCCCATCGTTGCCCTCCCATCGTTATCAACTGAAAGACTGAGAATCCTCAGCTCAGCTCTGAGGAACAAAACAGTTTGGACTGAGGTGGCGAGCCAACCCAGAGACAATCAGAGAAGttgatctttattttattttttgttttgttttgttttgtcatttacatGCTATGTTGATACTGTTGTTGACCTTATTATTTggttaattattttctttatttatgtactGATTAGACAGTGTGAGACAGACCACCTGCAGGTAAGAAACAAAATAGACTTTAAATATAGTAAAATAGGAATAAATAgtttaataataacataaatactagtaataaaatattttaatcaaatataaataaattgaacATTTAATATTAGACCTAAATTGATATTCAATAAATTAGATACTTACCTGACAggtggaaagagggaaaaaagagttatttattcatcttttatatttatttattttggttaggttaggtggttttgttgttgttgtatgtcaGTTTGATAggaagaaatcagaaaaaagaaaaaataagttgagaaaaataaattgcattaattatttacttttagAATAACAGTGatctcttgtttgtttattttttatttttttactcgcACCCATTTCTCCCGAGCGAACTAAGTCTTCTGATAAATTGGTCCACATTTagattataattttatttactttattttaataaCTGGTTCTATCATAGCAACCGGTTGTTACATGTATTTGGGTGGTCTGAACTGAGTTTGATGAACTGCAGAAGAAACTGTTGAGGACAACATGAGGTGTTTAGTTAAATATGCCCCACCCTGTAAAGCAGCCCAACTCATCCATTTAATGAGCAGAGACAACAAACCATGTTGAACAGTGGATTTGTCAGTGGAGTCCTCCCTTCAGAGGTTTATTCAGGCCCAGCAGTCTGGACCCCGACCCTTAATCCCCCGGCAGACACACCTGCAGAGGAGAGTATAAAAACCCTGGACTGAGCCGACTCCAACAGCGAGCTTCAAGGAGTCTCTCCGAGGCAAAGCAGCTCTCCAGAGAAGCTCCACtgtcagagccacagagccaccaGACCCACCCTGAAGATGAAGCCCgacttcctgctgctgctgctgctgctgggcctcTCGCAGGCCCATCCTCTCCAGGAGGAGGGAAGCGGAGAACAGGTCCTGGTGGAAGACCCGGAGGCCGTCCACATGGACATCAGCACCAGGATCCTGTCCTCCAACAACGGCTCCAGTGAGATCCTGCTGGAAGGAGACATGGTGGTGCCCAGAACCAGAAACGCCATGTTCTGCTGGAGCCACAACTGCCTGTGGAGGAAAGGCTCCGACGGCCTGGTGACCATCCCCTTCACGGTGAGCGGCGACTTCTCGGCCTGGGACAGGCAGAAGATCGAGCGCGCCATGCGGTCCTACCACAGCGGCACCTGCCTCCGCTTCGTCCCCCGTCAGAAGGAGCAGGACTACATCAGCATCCAGAACAGAGACGGCTGCTTCTCGTCTCTGGGCAGAGAGGGAGGCGCGCAGGTCCTCTCCCTCAACAGGCAGGGCTGCCTCTACCACGGCATCATCCAGCACGAGATCAACCACGCTCTGGGCTTCCAGCACGAGCAGACCAGGAGCGACCGCGACCAGTACGTCAGGATCAACTGGGAGAACATCGACCCGCGGATGGCCTACAACTTCTACAGGCAGCACACCGACAACCTGGACACTCCCTACGACTACTCCTCCATCATGCACTACGGCAGGACGGCCTTCTCCGTCCAGTACGGGAGGGACAGCATCACCCCGATCCCCGACCCCACCGTCCAGATCGGCCAGAGGCAGGGCCTGTCCCGCATCGACATCCTGAGGATCAACCGGCTCTACGGCTGCTGACAACAACACCGACACCTTCAACAGAAAAGGCTCTGAGGCGGCAGATCACTGCTTCACACCCAGTCTGACCCACAAATCTAACATGACGCCTGATTCAGTCAATTCAAATTGTTTTCTATAATAAATCAAAAGCTGCTAGCTACGTCTGTTATTATCTGTGAATGCTATATAATTCATTTGCTGTTATTaagttttaaattattaaaaaatggaatttaGCGCAAAAGTCAAATAATTGATGAAGCCTCTGATATCTggtctgaaaataaaaacaaaaggactGATTATTGTTTCTGTTGCTCATTTTTCCGTTTCTACCTTCAAAGATTGTACATTAAATCTTCATTAAGCAATATCACAGGAGAGGTCGTGCTGTTAAACTGACTTTGGCTGTGATTCGGTCGTAGTTTAACGCTCCAGGCAGCAGGATCAGTCGCAGCCTCTCTGAGTTACACCTGAAGagctcctcctttttttttttttagagccaTAAAGAAACAGGTGCTCAGTCCCTGCGGCCCGGCGGGGGTGTGATGGGGGTGGGAGCAGGTGGAGAAGTTCATCTGCTCCTTTAACATGAGTGACAACAACAGAGAAAGCTTTAAGGTCcgtgctctgtgtgtttgctgtcttcCAGGCGAGGCTGAATTATTGCATCGCTGCATCCTCTCAgttccctctctgcttcctGCACCTCGCAGGAACCCACCGAggctctgacactttttttttttttttttttttttttttggtctttgcaAGGCGGCAGGCTTTGCATGTCGACTGTCCCATCTGTCCTCCTCTTGGCATTTCTCACCTCAGCCGCCTGCAGGGACCAAACCAGCTCTGGCATGAGGGGAAGATGTTTCCTATAGGCTCAGCAACATAAAtgtcacacactcctccaaCACACAGTAACCAGGCAAAAAAAATCCCTACAACCTGTTCAGAGATCTTATTCAAAGCCAAAAGGATGTTTAGCAGTCAAAGTGCAGGACCGTGTGCAGCAGGGGGACGTCCAAACTCAATTCAAGACTTGatgttaaatttttaaaatatatatatatcacagcATCCCAGGTCATCTTCAGGAATATTTCTGGttacaagtataaatatgttgaaacaaggcagaatcagGCAGATCATTGttatattacagaaatatttgcGAGATATTACAGAAACATCAGTGTGATATTGACAGTGACATCAACTGACgattacagctgttgccatggcaacgtgaACCACCCGGAAATACTCTGTTTTTCCGTGAACCAAAAAGGAGCCACAGCAGTTCTGCCTGTTCAGGTTCTGTGGTAATCACCCGGGACATGgtatctatatttttattattattattacttatttcTGCTGATTCCAGGGCTGCAGGGAGTTCAGTTTCACCTGCACACCAGCTGGATGTCAAAATTAACCTGAGAATGTCGCACTGAGATGATTATTTTACAAATGCAGCGGTTTAAACTCCATCgataaaatgtttgtgtgctaTTACCAACCAAAActgactttttaaatttattcatgttgttttggtgtttaGATGCTCAGactaaaaatcaaaacaacaacaataaatatttttacagttttctcCCAACAATATAATGAAAAGATCTGCACTGTACAATATGTGATATTGAGCTTCCCCCTCTAACAGACCAGAGTGATTACACAGGGAGCAAAATATATAGACACATATCCtaaatataatacaaaattcatgagaaaataCAGAGAAGGAACAACAAAACTTTCCATACAGCAAGCCTGTGATTAGTTTTTAGACTGTTCCCAAAGCAGTTCCTTCCACAGAATTGGAGACAGAATCTTTCTCCAGAAATATAATCCAAACTCAGATGAGCAGGCAGTTTTTACAGCTTGGATGGATGAGCAGCCTGTTACAGGAGCTGAGCTGATCAGTTTGactcagtgagaaaaaaaaaaaaaaaaaaaaaaacttaatggTTGTTGGTCATGTTCTTTGTGTGGTTTTTAGCTGAATAATTTGTATGGTGTATGATGTCATGATTTATTCTGAGTTTTCTAAAGCCTCGCCTTGAGCTGATCTGACTGTCTTTAATCGATAAAGCATTAAGAGGATTTAAATGAGGACTATTGTCTCCTCTCAGCTGCAATGAGACATCCGTCCAGCAGGTGTCAGCAGAGTCTCATAACATCATGTCATCAAACAGAGTTTTGCTTTGGTTTCACCATCGAGCTTCTCATGTTGTTTTATCTTATTACTATTATAACAAACTCATTTAGAGCAAAATGACCAGGGTCAGCCAGACAGTGAACCATACACACGACCTTCTTTCTTTTATATTTGGAAGTAACAGATATTGTTTTACCTCACttattaacaaataaataaaggctttttttttttttttttgtcttgttagTGTGTGAGACGCTGAGGGACtggtccgtttttttttttttttttttttttttaattgcacagGTCTTGAGTCTCCATGTGTCAGAAATGTCATTTGAACCTCatgctgacacactgacatctcaggaaaacacacacacccacacatctgAAACTCTTAAGACTCAGATACCCATGATGCCTTGTGCAGAGCGATCAGGGGTTTTCAACG
This DNA window, taken from Myripristis murdjan chromosome 3, fMyrMur1.1, whole genome shotgun sequence, encodes the following:
- the LOC115357260 gene encoding high choriolytic enzyme 1-like, with amino-acid sequence MTGMNVGCKVALEVVLWRQSARLERWLESELQGVSPRQSSSPEKLHCQSHRATRPTLKMKPDFLLLLLLLGLSQAHPLQEEGSGEQVLVEDPEAVHMDISTRILSSNNGSSEILLEGDMVVPRTRNAMFCWSHNCLWRKGSDGLVTIPFTVSGDFSAWDRQKIERAMRSYHSGTCLRFVPRQKEQDYISIQNRDGCFSSLGREGGAQVLSLNRQGCLYHGIIQHEINHALGFQHEQTRSDRDQYVRINWENIDPRMAYNFYRQHTDNLDTPYDYSSIMHYGRTAFSVQYGRDSITPIPDPTVQIGQRQGLSRIDILRINRLYGC